The Acidimicrobiales bacterium sequence CGGTGACCGTCAACGTGCGCTCGTCGGGGTGGGCGCCGAAGCGGACCTCACGACCGACGGCATCCGCCGAGCCGGGGCGACGATCGGGCGCGGCTTCGGCCGTCACTCCCGCATCGGCGTTGCCCTGCCCGACAGCGAACTGGCGGCGGACGCCGCCCGCCAGGCGTTGGCCGAGGGGGTGCGGCTCGGCTCCTACACCTTCCTCACCTACAAGTCCGAGGGGAAGGCACCGAAGCTCGCCCGGGTTGACGTGGCCGGCGGATCCGGCGCCCGCAACCAGGCCGCCCTCGACCGCGGCGCCGCCGTCGCGGAGGCGCAGGCGCTCGCCCGCGACCTCGTCAACGAACCGGGTGGCGCGCTCACGGCCCCCGAATTCGCGAAGCGGGCGGCGGCGATCGGCCGCAAGGCCGGTCTGACCGTCAAGGTGTGGGACGAGGCCGCGATCAAGAAGGGGAAGCTCGGCGGCATCCTCGGCGTCAACCGGGGATCGGATCTGCCGCCCCGGCTCGTGGAGCTGACCTACAACCCGAAGGGCAAGGCGAAGGGCACGCTCGCCCTCGTCGGCAAGGGCATCGTGTTCGATGCCGGCGGGCTCTCGATCAAGACCGGTCAGGGCATGATGACGATGAAGTGCGACATGGGCGGCGGCGCCGCCGTGATCGGCGCGATGTCCGTCATGCCCACGATCGCGCCGGCGTGCCGCGTCCGTGCGTTCGTGCCGATGACGGACAACATGCTCGGCGGCGACGCCACCCGCCCCGGCGACGTGCTCACGATCCGCAACGGCAAGACCATCGAAGTGCTGAACACCGATGCCGAGGGTCGGCTCATCCTCGCCGACGCGCTCTCCCTCGCCAGCGAGGCCAAACCCGACGCGATCGTGGATCTCGCGACCCTCACGGGTGCGTGCATGGTGGCGCTCGGACCCAAGATCGCGGGCGTGATGGGCAACAACGACGACTGGATCGACCAGATCGAGGCTGCGTCCGAGACCACCGGCGAGCGGGTCTGGCATCTGCCGCTCCCACCCGAGTACAAGAAGCAGGTCGAGTCGACGGTGGCCGACATGAAGAACATCGGCGCTCCCTACGGGGGCGCGCTCACCGCCGGCCTGATCCTCCAGGAGTTCGTCGCCGACGGCATCCCGTGGGCCCACATCGACATCGCGGGCCCGGCGTGGTCCGACGCGGACGACGCCGACATCACCAAGGGCGGCACCGGCTTCGGGGTACGCCTCCTCGCGGACCTCGCCGCCAACTTCTCGAAGCCGGCCTGACGGGCCTCGACCGCGGTCGCCCCAAAACGCCGAACGGCGGGCCCGAAGGCCCGCCGTCCGAACAGATTGTGGCTGGGATCAGCCGATCGCCGAGTCGACCTCGGAGAACTTGCTCGAAGCCGAGGAACCGAGCGCGGTCACGGCGGCGATGCAGACGACAGCGATCAGAGCGACGAGCAGCGCGTACTCGACGAGGCTGGCGCCACGATCGTCGTCGATGTGCGACGTGATCCAAGCGGAAAGGAACTGGTAAGCGGTGGTCATTTGGGTGGACTCCCCTGTGTAGATGTCACCACCACTTCGGCGGTGAACCGTCTCCATTCCTTCGGCACCACCGGCACCGTGCCTTATGCATCTTTTGACCCAATTTGCGGGGTCGTGCGGCTCAGTTGGCGCCGAATCTCCCGCTGCGGGGCGATTCCGGGGCCGATTCACACGCTTCGCGGTGCCGATTCCAGGCCCAGCGGACGGCTTCGGCGGCCACGGAGGGGTGGAATCGCCACTGGGACAGCTGGAGTTCGGCGTCGTCCACGCCATCGCCGCACTCCACGAGCCCGAGGGCAAGGCGTCGGGCTCGGCGGGCCATGACGGTCGGCTCGGTGCTCTGTTCGAGCTCCACGAAGCGCTCGTGGCGGCGCTGGACGAGGTCCGGTAAGCGGTGGAGCTGGCTACGGGTGAGCGGCGGGAGGCGGCGCCGCACCTCGAGTTCGCCGGGGCGGATCGGGCGGGCGGCCGAGAAGTGGCAGGCTCGGGCGATGGTGCGGGCCAGGGCACTGTTGCGGCCCCCGTTGTGGCCGAGGCCGAGTGCGCCGGCGGCGTCTTCGAGTTCGAGGACGAAGCCTCGGGGGGCCCGATCGAGTTCGTGGCTGCAATGGCGCAGGAACCAGATCGTGGACGGCCCGAGGACGCCGAGCCAGAACTGCTCGACATAGCCGGAGCGGGGGTCGTGGCCGATGCCGTCGACGACCGGGTCATCCCAGGCCGTGATGTAGAGCTGCTCGATCGGCCCGTCAGCGAGCGGTGAGGGTGGGGCAGAGGAGGGGAGGGACATGAGAACTTCCGCGTGAGGTGATCAACGGGGAAGTTCTCATGTCATCTCATCTCAACTCATGCTTCCGTGTCAACCTCGGTGCTCTCGTCGGCGGCTTCGTCGGCGGTCTCGTCGGCGGCATCGGCGCCCGGGAGTTCGGCGCCGTCGGTGACGACCGTCATCTCCTCCACGACCACGACCGTGTCCGGCGAGTCGGGGGCGTCGGGCGCGGGATCGGCCTCGGGCTCGGCGGCGGGCGGCGGACCCTTCGGTGCCTTCGCCGGGCCGAACAGGGACCAGGCCACGCTGATCACGAGCCCGATCCCGAAGAAGACGAACGGTCCGTTGGTGCCGATCGCCGCCCACTTCATGCCGACGGCGGTGATCGCCAGGCCGATGCCCATCAGGATGCCCCAGAGGATCCCCCGGATCGGATGGCGCTTGGTCGTCGTGGTGCTCATCAGACACCTCCCCAGGTCTTGGCCGGTCGAGCGTTGAACAACATGCCCACGGTCGCCAGGAAGACGATTGCGGCGCCGGGCGCCGCCAGCGGGAAGCCACCCTGGAAGTCGACGAAGCCGGAGCCGATGCAGAAGAACGGCAGCCCGTTGGGCACGGCGCCACTGGTGCCGTCGTCGGCGCCGGTGCCGCTGGACGGGGCGCTCATCTGACCGTTGATCGACACGAGCATGTTGAGCTTCGCCGGGCCGGGCAGGTCCTCGTTGAGGTTGACCGCACCGAGGTTGCGGTTCTCGCCGGATCGGTTCGGGTCGCCACCGGCGTCGATGTTGCTGCCCGTGCCGAGGAACTCGAGGCGGATGAACCAGTCGTGATCGAGGGGACCCTGGCCGGGGAGGGTGCCGCCGGCGACGCCGGTGTAGATCACGGCGCCGTTCACGTCTACCTCGAACGGGTTGTCCGAGGTGAACGCCTCCTCGACGGCGAGCTCGCCCTCGGGGACCTCGCCGTCCCGGAAGCCGACCGGCGGTCCGTCGAGGTCCCAGTCCCAGGCGATGTCGAGCGGCTGCCCGTCGCTGTCGAACGACCACGCCATGCCCATGCACGGGCCGGTGAGCTCGGAGGCGCTACCGCCGACCAGGCCCTGGTCCTCGCGGGCGAGCTGGATCTGGGTGAGCACCCGCTGGAGCGACTCATCCTCCGCGATGGCGATGAAGCTGCCGGGGTTCAGCGGATCCTCGAACTCGAAGTTGTTGATGTCCTCGTCCTCGAGGCCCTCCTGGTTGATCCGGTCGTCGAGCTCCTGGAGGAGGTCGTCCACGCCCGGCTCGCCCTGGATGTCGTCCAGATGGGTCCAATCGGGACCGGCGTCGGCGCCGTTCTCGATGAGGCGGCGGATGTTCGGCCACCCGTCGGGCTCCTCGCCGGGCTCGGTCACGTCGGGCATCTGGGCGAAGACCTCGCTCAGGATCACCGAGATCTGCTGGAGGGAGAGCTGGTCGGGCAGCCCGCCGCCCTCACCGACACACGGCGGCTCGTTCGCCTCGGGCGGACGCCCCGCCGCATCGGGAATCCCGTCCGGGGTGCCGGTGTTCTCGGCGTTGTCCTTGTCGTCCCATTGGCACGGCAGGTCGTCGTCGTTGTCCGGGAGACCGTCGCCGTCCCAGTCGTCGCGCTGGCCGTCACCATCGGTGTCGACCGGCTCGATCGGATCGTCCTGCGCGCTCGCGCTCGGAGCCAGGAACATCGTCACGAGAAGCGAAACCAGCCCCGCCGCGATCCAGGCTTTCGTCCGACCCTGCGAACCCTGTCGTGTCGGTCTCATTGACCACCCCTTTTTTCCCTGCCGCGACCTTACTTTCTCCGGCCGGGCCGTGGCGGTGACTCAAGCGATCCCGCGTCACCCGGGCGTCATCGCGCCTACAGTTCGGCGCCATGACCGAGACGGCCGTCGCCCTCGCCCGCCAACTCATCGACGATGCCGATGCCGTCGCCGTGCTCACCGGCGCCGGGATCTCGACGGACAGCGGCATCCCCGACTTCCGCGGCCCCAACGGCGTCTGGACGAAGAACCCGGCGGCCGAGAAGGCGTCGAACATCCAGTACTACGTCAACGATCCCGAGGTGCGGAAGGCGAACTGGGCGGCTCGGGCGTCCGGCGCCCTGTGGGCCAACGTGGAGCCCAACATCGGCCACCACGCTCTCGTCCACCTCGAGCAGCGGGGCAAGCTCCACACCCTCATCACCCAGAACGTCGACGAGCTCCACCAGCGGGCCGGCAACAGCCCCGAGCTGGTCGTCGAGGTGCACGGCACGACCCGCAAGGTCCAGTGCCTCGCATGCGAGTACCGCGACAACATGGAGGAGGCGCTCGAACGGGTGCGGGCGGGGGAGGCAGACCCCGACTGTCCGCGCTGCGGCGGCATGCTCAAGTCCGCCACCGTGTCCTTCGGCCAGTCGCTCGATCCCGACGACCTCCGGCGCTCCGAGGAGGCCGCCCTCGCGGCCGACGTCTTCCTCGCGATCGGCACGTCGCTCGCGGTCTACCCGATCAACGAGACCGTGGCCATCGCCAAGCACGCCGGCGCGAAGTTGATCATCGTCAACGCCGAGCCGACGGCCATGGACGGGTTCGCCGACGTGCTCCTGAACGAGCAGATCGGTGACGTCCTGCCCGCGATCGTGGGAATGCCGACCACCTGAGACCGGTTGGGGCTGTCAATTCCCGACTAACTAGGTAGGATTTCGGCCATGGCCAGTTTCCGTGAACTCCTTCAGCAGGCGAAGTCGTCGATCACCGAGGTCGACACCGCCGGTGGCGAAGCACTCCTCGCCGAGGGCTACACCCTCCTCGACGTCCGCGAACCCGACGAGTACGAGCAGGGGGCGATCCCGGGCTCGGTCCACATTCCCCGTGGACAGCTCGAGTCCAACATCGAGAACCGGGTGCCCGATCGTGACGCGAAGATCGTCGTGATGTGTGCCGGTGGTGTGCGCTCCGCGTTCGCCGTGCAGACGCTCGAACAGCTCGGCTACGCCAACACGGTCTCGATGGACGGTGGCTTCAACAAGTGGAAGGACGAGGGCCGCGACTGGAAGCGCCCCCAGACCCTCACGCCGGACCAGCGCAACCGCTACCAGCGGCATCTCCTCGTTCCCGAGATCGGGGAGGAGGGCCAGCTCAAGCTGCTGGAGTCCAAGGTGTTGCTGCTCGGGGCCGGTGGCCTCGGCTCGCCCGCCGCGCTCTATCTCGCGGCGGCCGGGGTCGGCACCCTCGGCATCATCGACATGGACGTGGTGGACGAGTCGAACCTCCAGCGTCAGATCCTCCACAATCTCGATCGCATCGGTGAGCGCAAAGTCGACTCGGCCAAGAAGACGCTCACCCGCCTGAACCCGGACGTCAACGTCGTCACCTACGACGCCCGGCTCGGGGCCGACAACATCATGGACATCATCGAGGGCTACGACGTCGTGATCGACGGCGCCGACAACTTCCCGAGCCGCTACCTCCTGAACGACGCCACGGTGAAGCTCGGCATCCCGGTCGTCCACGGCTCGATCTTCCGGTTCGAGGGTCAGATCACGGTGTTCGATCCGCGGCAGGGCCCGACCTATCGCGACATGCTCCCCGAAGCGCCCCCGGCGGAGTTCGCGCCGTCGTGCGCGGAAGCCGGCGTGCTCGGCGTGCTGCCCGGCATCGTCGGCAGCATCCAAGCGCTCGAAGCGCTCAAGCTCCTGCTCGGTGTGGGGGACCCGCTCCGGGGTCGGCTGATCGCGTTCGACGCGCTCGAGATGAGCATCCGCGAGTTCAAGCTCCGGGTCGACCCGGACAACCAGGTCACCTGGGAGAACCGGGACCGGATCGAGATCACCGAGCTCGACGGACTCTGCATGCCGTCGTTCACTCCGGCGTAGCCCGGGGTCGGCCGCTCCTGCGGGGTGCGCCGATACCCTCCCTGGGTCCCCTCGCGCCCGAGGGGCCCACATCTGGAGAACAGCATCCGCCGCCTTCTCGTCACTCTGCGCGACCGGAGTCCGCTGCCCGAAGGCACCGCCGCCATCGGGACGGGGCTCGTGGTCAACGGCATCACCACGTATGCCTTCCTGGTCGTCGCGCGGCGCGCCCTCGGTGACGAGGCCTACGGCGGGCTCGCGGTCCTGTGGGGGCTCATCTACATCCTCGGTCCCGGCCTGTTCCAGCCGCTCGAACAGGAGATCGCCCGCGCGACGGCGGCGCGTGCCGGGCAGGGTCAGGGCAGCGCCCCCGTCCTGACACAGGCGGCCCGGATCGGGTCGATCCAGCTGGGCGTCGTGATCGTGGGCGTCCTCGCCGCGTGGCGTCTCGGGCTCGACGAGCTCCTCGACCACCGCGTCGAGTTGATGGTCGCTCTCATCCTCGCCCTCGCCGCCTTCATGATCGCCGAGTGTGTGCGCGGCGTGCTCTCGGGTCGCCACGAGTTCGGTCGCTACAGCGCGTACTTCGCGGCGGAGGGTGTCGGGCGGCTCGTGATGGCGGGCATCCTCGCCGCGATCGGTATCCAGGTCGTCGGCTACTACGCGGTGAGTGTCGGCATCGCCTTCCTGATCGCCACGGGCTTCGCGATCGGAGGCCTCCGTCCCTTCGTCAAGCCGGGTCCGCCCGCGCCCCTGTCCGAGCTGACGCCGTCACTCGGCTGGCTCCTGATCGCCTCGCTCGGCGAAGCGTTCATGCTCAACGTCGGGCCGGTCGCCCTGGAGATCGTCGGGACGGATCTGGGCGAGGAGGCTCCGGGCATCTTCCTCAACGGCCTGATCATCTCCCGGGTGCCGCTGTTCTTCTTCCAGGCCGTGAAGGCCTCCCTGCTGCCCAATCTCGCGATCCAGGCCGCCCAGAACGACCTGACCGCGTTTCGCGACATCCAGCTGCGCCTCGTCGCCGCCGTGATCTCGGTCGCCGCCGTCTCGATCGTGGCGATGGCCGCAATCGGGCCGTGGTTGGTCGCGTCGCTGTTCGGCGACGAGATCGGCGCCCGTGACATGGCGCTGCTGTCCGCCAGCGGGGGCGGACTCATGGTGATGCTGTCGCTCTCGCTGGGTCTCGTCGCGCTCGATCACACCCGCCTCGCCGTGGTCGGCTACATCGTCGGGGTGGCCGCGTTCCCTGTCGCGCTGGCGTTCGCCGACGATCCGTTCCTGCGGGTCGAGTCCGCCTTGGTCGCCGCCGTGACCACCGGGTCGCTCGTGACCGCGGCGCTGCTGAAGTACGAGTACTCGGTGCACACACGAAGCGGGCGCCTCCCGACGGAGGCGCCCGCTTCGCGCAGCTGACGGCTGGGGGGTGGCGCCGTCGGGGTGGGGCTCAGCTGCTGTATTCGGTGACCTTCTCCTCGCGCACCGCGTGACCGTCGACGACGGTGTCGTGGCGGGACTCGACGCTCGTGTTGCGGCCGATGAGGGCGACGGCGAGGGTCACGAGTCCGAGGCCGATGCCGACCACGAACAAGATGACGCCGACCTCGTTCAGGTCGATGCCTTCGGCCTCGTGGGTGACGGCCCAGGCCAGGATCGCTCCGGCGGCGATGAGTACGGCACTGAAGCCGAGTCCGGTGGTACGCATGATGGGTCCTCCTTGGATTGGCTGTGGAGGGGTGATACCCGACGGGACCGGATCGAAACATCGGGGTTCGTCGGCAAGTAGGTCGTCCCGCCTAGAGACAGTCATTCGGCTGCTGGGTACCCTTGTGGGCCGTGAAGGGTCTCATTCTCAGCGGCGGTGCCGGAACCCGGCTCCGCCCGATCACCCACACCAGCGCGAAGCAGCTGGTCCCCATCGCCAACAAGCCGATCCTGTTCTACGGGATCGAGGACATGGCGGCCGCCGGCATCACCGAGATCGGGATCATCATCGCGCCCGCGACCGGCGACGAGATCCGCGAACACGTCGGTGACGGTTCCCGGTTCGGAGTCGAGATCACGTGGATCGTGCAGGACGAGCCGCTCGGGCTCGCCCACTGTGTGCTCATCGCCCGTGACTTCCTGGGCGACGACGACTTCGTCATGTACCTGGGCGACAACATGCTCGAGCAGGGCCTCACCGAGTTCGTCGAGCAGTTCGAGAGCGCCCGTGCCGCGGCGGACGCGCCCCAGCTCACGGAGGCCGCCGTCGCCCCCGCCGCCCAGATCCTGCTCGCCAAGGTCGACAACCCGACCGCCTTCGGCGTGGCCGAGATCGGTCCCGACGGCGAGGTTCTCCAGCTCGTCGAGAAGCCCGAGGTGCCACCGTCGGACCTCGCCCTCGTCGGCGTCTACCTGTTCGACCCGACGATTCACGAGGCGGTGGCCGCCATCGAGCCGTCGCCGCGGGGTGAGCTCGAGATCACGGACGCGATCCAGTGGCTCGTCACCAACGGTCACCGCGTCAACCACGAGGTGCTGGTCGGCTGGTGGATCGACACCGGCAAGAAGGACCCGCTGCTCGAGTGCAATCGCCTCGTGCTCGACACCCTCCGTCGATCCGTCGAAGGCGAAGTGGACGACACGTCGTCGATCGACGGCCGCGTCGTGATCGAGGCGGGCGCCAAGATCGTCAACTCGACCGTGCGGGGCCCGGCCATCATCGGCGCCGGCACGATCGTCGAGGACAGCTATGTCGGGCCCTACAGCTCCATCGCGATCGACTGCCGCATCACCCACAGCGAGATCGACAACTCGGTGCTGCTGCGGCGCAGCTCGGTCACCGACATCCCGCGGCTGACCGACTCCCTCGTCGGTCGTGACACCGAGATCAGCAAGGGCGACTCCCGGCCCCGGGCCACCCGGGTCATGCTGGGCGACCATTGCCACCTCGAGATCGAATAACCCGGACCCTCCTCACCTTCTGGAGCTTGCATGGCAACCGTCACGCCCTCTGACGTCATCGACGGCGTCTACATCGTGGAACCCGACATCCATCGGGACGAGCGGGGCTACTTCATCGAGACGTATCGCCGCTCCTGGTTCCCGGGTCAGCGCGAGATGATCCAGGGCAACCGGGGCGACCGCCAGGGCGGCGCCGTGGTGGGCCTCCACTACCACCTGCACCAGAGCGACTACTGGTATTGCCCCTACGGCAAGGTGCGTGTGGTCCTCCACGACCTGCGCGAGGGCGGCCCGACCGACGGCGCCACGATCGTCTACGACCTCGGCGGTGAGGACGCGGACTCCCACGTCCACCACGGCATCTACATCCCGCCGGGGGTCGCCCACGGGTTCGCGGCGCTCACGGACTGCACGCTGACCTATCTCGTCGACGGCTACTACAACCCGGCCGACGAGCTGGGCGTGCTGTGGAACGACCCGGCGATCGGCGCGGACTGGGGCCTCACCGATCCGATCCTGTCCGGGCGCGATCAGGCCAACCCCCTGCGCGACGACATTCCCGCCAACCGTCGTCCCTACCACTCGCTGCGCACCACCTGAGCACGAAAGGCTCTTCGCATGAAGCTGTTCGTCACCGGCGCTGCCGGATTCATCGGAAGCAACTACGTCCGCCACGTCCTCGAGACCAGCGACGACGAAGTGGTCATCTACGACGCGCTCACCTACGCGGGCAACATGGCGTCGATCGAGGACGTCCTCGGCTCGCGTGTCTCGTTCGTGCACGGCGACATCTGCGACCGTGATGATGTCGCCGCCGCGATGCGGGGCTGCGACCAGGTCGTCCACTTCGCGGCGGAGTCCCACGTCGACCGCTCGATCTCCGGGCCGGACGCGTTCGTGCACACGAACTGTGACGGCACGAACGTGATGTGCGACGTCGCCCGCCAGCTCGAGGTCGACCGGTTCCTCCACGTCTCCACCGACGAGGTCTACGGCTCGGTGGAGGAGGGGTCCTCGGTCGAGACCGATCCGCTGGACCCCCGGTCGCCCTACTCCGCGTCGAAGGCCGGGTCCGACCTCATCGCGCTGAGCTACCACACGACCTACGACATGCCCATCATCGTCACCCGGGCATCGAACAACTACGGGCCGT is a genomic window containing:
- a CDS encoding Sir2 family NAD-dependent protein deacetylase, with the translated sequence MTETAVALARQLIDDADAVAVLTGAGISTDSGIPDFRGPNGVWTKNPAAEKASNIQYYVNDPEVRKANWAARASGALWANVEPNIGHHALVHLEQRGKLHTLITQNVDELHQRAGNSPELVVEVHGTTRKVQCLACEYRDNMEEALERVRAGEADPDCPRCGGMLKSATVSFGQSLDPDDLRRSEEAALAADVFLAIGTSLAVYPINETVAIAKHAGAKLIIVNAEPTAMDGFADVLLNEQIGDVLPAIVGMPTT
- a CDS encoding leucyl aminopeptidase, whose product is MALSFHAVRSVPKTAKAAITLVTSDAVEAGDTGVDAAQLKAAGFEGKAGQTHTWPDGDRQRALVGVGAEADLTTDGIRRAGATIGRGFGRHSRIGVALPDSELAADAARQALAEGVRLGSYTFLTYKSEGKAPKLARVDVAGGSGARNQAALDRGAAVAEAQALARDLVNEPGGALTAPEFAKRAAAIGRKAGLTVKVWDEAAIKKGKLGGILGVNRGSDLPPRLVELTYNPKGKAKGTLALVGKGIVFDAGGLSIKTGQGMMTMKCDMGGGAAVIGAMSVMPTIAPACRVRAFVPMTDNMLGGDATRPGDVLTIRNGKTIEVLNTDAEGRLILADALSLASEAKPDAIVDLATLTGACMVALGPKIAGVMGNNDDWIDQIEAASETTGERVWHLPLPPEYKKQVESTVADMKNIGAPYGGALTAGLILQEFVADGIPWAHIDIAGPAWSDADDADITKGGTGFGVRLLADLAANFSKPA
- a CDS encoding Flp family type IVb pilin, producing MTTAYQFLSAWITSHIDDDRGASLVEYALLVALIAVVCIAAVTALGSSASSKFSEVDSAIG
- a CDS encoding DUF6458 family protein, giving the protein MRTTGLGFSAVLIAAGAILAWAVTHEAEGIDLNEVGVILFVVGIGLGLVTLAVALIGRNTSVESRHDTVVDGHAVREEKVTEYSS
- a CDS encoding dTDP-4-dehydrorhamnose 3,5-epimerase family protein; amino-acid sequence: MATVTPSDVIDGVYIVEPDIHRDERGYFIETYRRSWFPGQREMIQGNRGDRQGGAVVGLHYHLHQSDYWYCPYGKVRVVLHDLREGGPTDGATIVYDLGGEDADSHVHHGIYIPPGVAHGFAALTDCTLTYLVDGYYNPADELGVLWNDPAIGADWGLTDPILSGRDQANPLRDDIPANRRPYHSLRTT
- the rfbB gene encoding dTDP-glucose 4,6-dehydratase, yielding MKLFVTGAAGFIGSNYVRHVLETSDDEVVIYDALTYAGNMASIEDVLGSRVSFVHGDICDRDDVAAAMRGCDQVVHFAAESHVDRSISGPDAFVHTNCDGTNVMCDVARQLEVDRFLHVSTDEVYGSVEEGSSVETDPLDPRSPYSASKAGSDLIALSYHTTYDMPIIVTRASNNYGPFQFPEKVIPLFTTNLLDGGTVPLYGDGMNIRDWLFVADHCSGVDVVLRNAEPGEIYNIGGGNEITNRELTDRLIELCGRDESAIDYVEDRLGHDRRYSIDCSKLKAIGWAPAQDFAEGLEKTVAWYRENRAWWEPLKANTQAVR
- a CDS encoding glucose-1-phosphate thymidylyltransferase encodes the protein MKGLILSGGAGTRLRPITHTSAKQLVPIANKPILFYGIEDMAAAGITEIGIIIAPATGDEIREHVGDGSRFGVEITWIVQDEPLGLAHCVLIARDFLGDDDFVMYLGDNMLEQGLTEFVEQFESARAAADAPQLTEAAVAPAAQILLAKVDNPTAFGVAEIGPDGEVLQLVEKPEVPPSDLALVGVYLFDPTIHEAVAAIEPSPRGELEITDAIQWLVTNGHRVNHEVLVGWWIDTGKKDPLLECNRLVLDTLRRSVEGEVDDTSSIDGRVVIEAGAKIVNSTVRGPAIIGAGTIVEDSYVGPYSSIAIDCRITHSEIDNSVLLRRSSVTDIPRLTDSLVGRDTEISKGDSRPRATRVMLGDHCHLEIE
- the moeB gene encoding molybdopterin-synthase adenylyltransferase MoeB, which translates into the protein MASFRELLQQAKSSITEVDTAGGEALLAEGYTLLDVREPDEYEQGAIPGSVHIPRGQLESNIENRVPDRDAKIVVMCAGGVRSAFAVQTLEQLGYANTVSMDGGFNKWKDEGRDWKRPQTLTPDQRNRYQRHLLVPEIGEEGQLKLLESKVLLLGAGGLGSPAALYLAAAGVGTLGIIDMDVVDESNLQRQILHNLDRIGERKVDSAKKTLTRLNPDVNVVTYDARLGADNIMDIIEGYDVVIDGADNFPSRYLLNDATVKLGIPVVHGSIFRFEGQITVFDPRQGPTYRDMLPEAPPAEFAPSCAEAGVLGVLPGIVGSIQALEALKLLLGVGDPLRGRLIAFDALEMSIREFKLRVDPDNQVTWENRDRIEITELDGLCMPSFTPA